One window of the Trifolium pratense cultivar HEN17-A07 linkage group LG2, ARS_RC_1.1, whole genome shotgun sequence genome contains the following:
- the LOC123911507 gene encoding protein NSP-INTERACTING KINASE 2, which yields MGCSVFSFLIFSLMVFVLSPKGVCGNAELKALLDLKASLDPEGIFLSSWTKNGNPCDDSFEGVACNEKGQVANVSLQGKGLSGKLSPAIGDLKHLTGLYLHYNSLYGDIPREVANLTQLSDLYLNVNHFSGEIPSQIGKMENLQVLQLCYNQLTGSIPTQLGDLKKLSVLALQSNKLAGAIPASLGDLGMLMRLDLSSNNLFGSIPTKLAEAPFLQVLDVHNNTLSGNVPPALKRLDDKFVYEYNLGLCGDGFSSLKACNASDHANPNRPEPYGARVGGIPKEIPETADIKLPCNTTRCQNTSKSKKTASITVGIVLATIALSAIGILSVTMYRRRKQKLGSAFDITESRLSTDQTKGIYRKNGSPLVSLEYANGWDPLADSRNFNGDRQDMFQSFRFNLEEVESATQYFSELNLLGKSNFSATYKGVLRDGSIVAIKSISKTSCKSDEAEFLKGLNILTSLRNDNLVRLRGFCCSRGRGECFLVYDFVSNGNLSQYLDVKEGDGEVLEWSTRVSIVKGIAKGLAYLHKYKPNKPALVHQNISADKVLIDQRQNPVLSDSGLYKLLTNDIVFSSLKGSAAKGYLAPEYTTTGRFTEKSDVYAFGILLFQILTGKQKITSSIRLAAESFKFQEFIDQNLHGRFFEYEAAKLARMAILCSHDIPFERPTMEAIVQELGNCSSCL from the exons ATGGGTTGTTCAGTATTTAGTTTTCTTATCTTTTCTCTAATGGTTTTTGTTTTAAGCCCAAAAGGTGTTTGTGGAAATGCTGAGCTGAAAGCACTTTTGGATTTAAAAGCTAGTTTAGATCCAGAAGGAATTTTTTTGTCTTCATGGACAAAGAATGGTAACCCTTGTGATGATTCATTTGAAGGTGTAGCTTGTAATGAAAAGGGTCAAGTAGCAAATGTTTCATTGCAAGGAAAAGGACTTTCTGGTAAATTATCACCAGCTATTGGTGATTTGAAGCATTTGACAGGACTTTACTTGCATTACAACTCTTTGTATGGTGATATACCAAGAGAAGTTGCTAATCTGACTCAGCTTAGTGATTTGTATTTGAATGTGAATCATTTTTCTGGTGAAATCCCATCTCAGATTGGTAAAATGGAGAATCTTCAAG TTTTGCAGCTTTGTTATAACCAGTTAACAGGAAGCATACCTACTCAGCTTGGTGATTTGAAAAAGCTTAGTGTTCTTGCTCTACAGTCAAACAAGTTAGCTGGAGCTATTCCTGCTAGTTTAGGTGACTTAGGAATGTTGATGAGACTAGATTTGAGCTCGAATAATCTTTTCGGTTCAATTCCAACTAAACTAGCTGAAGCTCCTTTTCTTCAAGTTCTTGATGTTCACAACAATACTCTTTCTGGAAATGTACCTCCTG CTCTGAAGAGACTAGATGACAAATTTGTGTATGAATACAATTTGGGACTATGCGGAGATGGATTTTCATCCTTGAAAGCTTGCAATGCATCAGATCATGCCAATCCCAACAGGCCTGAACCATATGGAGCAAGAGTTGGTGGTATTCCAAAGGAAATCCCAGAAACCGCAGATATAAAGTTGCCTTGCAATACAACTCGGTGCCAAAATACGTCGAAATCGAAAAAAACAGCGTCTATTACTGTCGGCATAGTTCTGGCGACAATTGCATTGTCAGCAATAGGCATTCTAAGCGTCACAATGTATCGTCGGCGGAAGCAAAAGCTTGGCAGTGCGTTTGATATCACCGAAAGCCGTCTAAGTACCGATCAAACAAAAGGCATATACAGGAAGAATGGATCTCCTTTGGTTAGCCTTGAGTATGCAAATGGATGGGATCCTTTGGCCGATAGTAGAAATTTCAATGGAGATAGGCAAGATATGTTTCAAAGTTTCAGGTTCAACTTGGAAGAAGTAGAGTCGGCGACTCAGTATTTCTCGGAGCTGAATTTGTTGGGTAAGAGTAACTTTAGTGCAACATATAAAGGAGTTTTAAGAGATGGATCTATTGTTGCTATTAAGAGCATAAGTAAAACTAGTTGCAAATCAGATGAAGCTGAGTTTCTTAAAGGATTGAACATTTTGACATCATTGAGGAATGATAATTTGGTGAGGTTGAGAGGATTTTGTTGTTCAAGGGGACGAGGTGAATGCTTCTtggtttatgattttgtttcgAATGGAAATTTGTCACAATATCTCGATGTGAAGGAAGGTGATGGTGAAGTCCTTGAATGGTCAACTAGAGTTTCTATTGTAAAAGGAATTGCTAAAG GCTTAGCTTATTTGCATAAATACAAACCAAACAAACCAGCTCTGGTTCACCAAAACATCTCAGCTGATAAAGTACTCATCGATCAGAGACAGAATCCGGTGCTCTCAGATTCTGGCCTATATAAGCTTCTCACAAATGATATTGTCTTCTCTTCACTAAAGGGTAGTGCCGCAAAGGGGTACCTAGCTCCAGAATACACTACCACAGGCCGGTTCACAGAAAAAAGCGATGTTTATGCTTTCGGGATCCTTCTTTTCCAGATACTCACTGGTAAGCAAAAGATCACTAGCTCAATTCGCCTCGCCGCAGAATCCTTCAAATTCCAAGAATTCATTGACCAGAATCTCCATGGAAGATTCTTTGAGTACGAGGCAGCTAAACTAGCAAGAATGGCAATCCTTTGTTCACATGACATTCCCTTTGAGAGGCCAACCATGGAAGCTATTGTTCAAGAACTTGGCAATTGTAGTAGTTGtctttga